One stretch of Janibacter limosus DNA includes these proteins:
- a CDS encoding sensor histidine kinase codes for MSMERVTAPVVRKLEAMPLTWRLVVILLTLLLAALMATSLTTAWLVQRDLKANVDDQLRAVARPIAEDDAAVTVGGDSGDIYNHTTSTDPTNYFFVRQPSDGSAWQYRFPTGEASRPDVPVLRLDDPRVLDGQPFTVPSLDGSTRWRFIAGHYTAPDNSTFAVGMPMTGVNQIVRRLAIVTIVVGLAALLTCGVLGWFATRRAFRPLRRIEDTAAGIAAGDLSRRVPVRYSRDEVASLSDSLNGMLGQVERSFTLQEASETKMRQFVADASHELRTPLATVRGYAELYRQGAVQGPDQTAQAMDRIEGEAARMTGLVDDLLMLARLDDQRPLELAEVDLVVLAAETVHDARVRAPQRHIQLVGLDADLVPVVLRGDDGRLRQVLGNLIGNALMHTADDVLVQVRVGQVGDRAVVEVRDHGVGIAPDMAARVFERFYRVDKARSRARGGSGLGLAIVAAIVGQHDGTVRVLETPGGGATFRVELPGSQPIRPDRV; via the coding sequence ATGAGCATGGAGCGGGTCACTGCGCCCGTCGTCCGCAAGCTCGAGGCGATGCCGCTCACCTGGCGGCTCGTCGTCATCCTGCTCACTCTCCTGCTCGCCGCCCTCATGGCGACCTCCCTGACGACGGCCTGGCTCGTCCAGCGCGACCTCAAGGCCAATGTCGACGACCAGCTGCGCGCCGTGGCCAGACCGATCGCCGAGGACGACGCCGCCGTGACCGTCGGCGGCGACAGCGGCGACATCTACAACCACACGACCTCCACGGACCCCACCAACTACTTCTTCGTGCGCCAGCCCTCCGACGGCTCCGCGTGGCAGTACCGCTTCCCCACGGGTGAGGCCAGCCGCCCCGACGTCCCGGTGCTCCGGCTCGACGACCCACGGGTGCTCGACGGTCAACCCTTCACCGTGCCATCCCTCGACGGCAGCACGCGCTGGCGCTTCATCGCCGGCCACTACACCGCCCCCGACAACTCCACCTTCGCCGTGGGCATGCCGATGACGGGGGTCAACCAGATCGTCCGGCGCCTGGCCATCGTCACCATCGTGGTGGGCCTGGCGGCGCTGCTCACCTGCGGAGTGCTCGGCTGGTTCGCGACGAGGCGAGCCTTCCGCCCCCTTCGCCGCATCGAGGACACCGCCGCCGGCATCGCGGCAGGAGACCTCAGCCGCCGCGTCCCGGTCCGCTACAGCCGCGACGAGGTGGCGAGCCTCAGCGACTCGCTCAACGGCATGCTCGGGCAGGTCGAGCGCAGCTTCACCCTCCAGGAGGCCTCCGAGACCAAGATGCGCCAGTTCGTCGCCGACGCCAGTCACGAGCTGCGCACCCCGCTGGCCACCGTCCGCGGGTACGCCGAGCTCTACCGGCAGGGAGCCGTGCAGGGACCCGACCAGACCGCACAGGCGATGGACCGGATCGAGGGTGAGGCCGCTCGCATGACCGGCCTCGTCGACGACCTGCTGATGCTGGCGCGACTCGACGACCAGCGCCCACTCGAGCTGGCCGAGGTCGATCTGGTCGTGCTCGCCGCCGAGACCGTGCACGATGCCCGGGTCCGCGCGCCCCAGCGCCACATCCAGCTCGTCGGGCTCGACGCAGACCTCGTCCCCGTCGTCCTGCGTGGCGATGACGGCCGGCTGCGACAGGTCCTCGGCAACCTCATCGGCAATGCCCTCATGCACACCGCCGACGACGTCCTCGTCCAGGTGCGGGTCGGTCAGGTCGGGGACCGCGCCGTCGTCGAGGTCCGGGACCACGGCGTGGGGATCGCGCCCGACATGGCTGCGCGTGTCTTCGAGCGCTTCTACCGCGTGGACAAGGCCCGCTCCCGTGCCCGTGGTGGCAGTGGGCTGGGTCTGGCGATCGTCGCCGCCATCGTCGGCCAGCACGACGGCACGGTCCGGGTGCTCGAGACCCCGGGCGGCGGAGCGACCTTCCGGGTCGAGCTGCCCGGGTCGCAGCCGATCCGCCCCGACCGGGTCTGA
- a CDS encoding DUF2339 domain-containing protein, protein MSMSEPILDSMRAIEDDFAEAMSRMYSVGNDLARVRARLSAEATDAPQTSAIEASAIEASPEHWTPVAAPVVGAGHPSPAQPTRGQPSPPPVAPGHVMPPPAPAGTPPFVPPMALAPAEPWWQRDGLVAKLLVVVGTAITLIGVAFLLALAIQMGFFGPLARVLSGALLAIALVGAAVLVRRRPSGTIGALGLAATGIATAYLDVLAMTRIYEWVPLPVGMVIAGLIALGGVLLARSWDSQLLAVVAVLGVALMAPFVGLEHGLLTGAFLLVLAAATWPAQVGRDWWVLELARILPTALFLTALAAVHERTDVAGLLAVLFAVLVLATSLAGARVTRLPRQLGALVPVGVLPLGAAALAVDDRWSGAGLFVVATCLLVFVASLADHREGTPVQHRLPEFALGTAGLTSLCAALRAGDGQGWTPVIGVGLCLVWAVAALALRHRVTLVVALALGALATLGALTLLPHVILRSLSDEVAVRHLVAAVGVTALYLVLARAVTSVLPTLAPALPRALLALSVLWVGGSVVLLITLVGQLVDDPRGGFTAGQAGATVVWMAIAAVLLLRGLRGSTLAIPAGLALAALSVGKLLLFDLSFLGGLARVLSFIVAGLLLLAMGAGYAQALERTRRAPPPPPETGPVENPAPVGPVPPSV, encoded by the coding sequence ATGAGCATGTCAGAACCGATCCTCGACTCGATGCGCGCGATCGAGGACGACTTCGCCGAGGCGATGTCGCGCATGTACAGCGTGGGCAACGACCTGGCCCGCGTCCGTGCACGACTGAGCGCGGAGGCCACCGACGCACCGCAGACGAGTGCGATCGAGGCGAGTGCGATCGAGGCGAGCCCCGAGCACTGGACCCCTGTTGCGGCACCGGTGGTGGGCGCTGGTCACCCCTCGCCGGCCCAGCCGACCCGGGGCCAGCCGTCCCCGCCACCGGTCGCTCCCGGACATGTCATGCCGCCGCCCGCGCCGGCGGGCACTCCCCCCTTCGTCCCACCGATGGCGCTGGCACCCGCCGAGCCCTGGTGGCAGCGGGACGGGCTGGTCGCCAAGCTGCTGGTCGTCGTCGGGACCGCGATCACCCTCATCGGTGTCGCCTTCCTGCTGGCTCTCGCCATCCAGATGGGCTTCTTCGGCCCCCTCGCCCGGGTGCTGAGCGGCGCCCTGCTGGCCATCGCCCTCGTCGGTGCCGCGGTCCTCGTGCGGCGGCGGCCCTCTGGCACCATCGGCGCCCTGGGGCTGGCCGCCACCGGCATCGCGACCGCATATCTCGACGTCCTGGCCATGACCCGCATCTACGAGTGGGTCCCGTTGCCCGTGGGCATGGTCATCGCGGGCCTCATCGCCCTCGGCGGTGTCCTGCTCGCCCGCTCCTGGGACAGCCAGCTGCTCGCGGTCGTCGCCGTCCTCGGGGTCGCGCTCATGGCCCCCTTCGTCGGTCTCGAGCACGGACTGCTCACGGGCGCCTTCCTCCTCGTCCTCGCCGCCGCCACCTGGCCCGCACAGGTCGGGCGGGACTGGTGGGTGCTGGAGCTGGCGCGCATCCTGCCGACGGCGCTCTTCCTCACCGCCCTGGCTGCCGTCCACGAGCGGACCGACGTCGCCGGTCTGCTCGCTGTGCTCTTCGCGGTCCTGGTCCTCGCCACCAGCCTGGCCGGCGCCCGGGTCACCCGCCTACCCAGGCAGCTCGGTGCATTGGTCCCGGTCGGGGTCCTGCCGCTCGGCGCAGCCGCCCTGGCCGTCGACGACCGCTGGAGCGGGGCCGGGCTCTTCGTCGTCGCCACCTGCTTGCTCGTCTTCGTCGCCAGCCTGGCCGACCACCGTGAGGGCACCCCGGTGCAGCACCGGCTGCCCGAGTTCGCCCTCGGCACCGCTGGCCTGACCTCGCTGTGCGCTGCACTCCGCGCCGGCGACGGGCAGGGGTGGACCCCGGTCATCGGCGTCGGTCTCTGCCTCGTCTGGGCCGTGGCCGCCCTGGCCCTGCGGCACCGCGTCACGCTCGTCGTGGCGCTCGCCCTCGGCGCGCTGGCGACGCTCGGTGCCCTCACGCTGCTGCCGCACGTCATCCTGCGCAGCCTCTCCGACGAGGTCGCGGTGCGACACCTCGTCGCGGCGGTCGGAGTCACCGCCCTCTACCTCGTGCTCGCCCGGGCCGTCACGAGCGTCCTGCCCACCCTGGCGCCGGCCCTGCCCCGGGCGCTCCTCGCGCTGTCCGTGCTGTGGGTGGGCGGCAGCGTCGTCCTGCTCATCACGCTCGTCGGCCAGCTCGTCGACGACCCGCGCGGAGGCTTCACCGCAGGTCAGGCCGGCGCGACCGTCGTCTGGATGGCCATCGCAGCGGTCCTGCTGCTGCGGGGCCTGCGCGGGTCCACCCTCGCCATCCCCGCCGGCCTGGCCCTGGCCGCGCTGAGCGTCGGCAAGCTGCTGCTCTTCGACCTGTCCTTCCTCGGCGGTCTCGCCCGGGTCCTCAGCTTCATCGTCGCGGGCCTGCTGCTGCTCGCCATGGGCGCCGGCTACGCCCAGGCATTGGAGCGCACCCGACGGGCGCCCCCCCCCCCCCCCGAGACCGGTCCTGTGGAAAACCCGGCGCCCGTCGGGCCGGTTCCTCCTAGCGTCTGA
- a CDS encoding WXG100 family type VII secretion target, whose amino-acid sequence MATFTVDTAQVASSATDVSRISEDVETTVASMMSRLISLQNDWQGDASTSFQDLINDWRVTQRTVKESLDEIGRALSDASQTYDTSETSVKSTMRSGR is encoded by the coding sequence ATGGCCACATTCACCGTCGACACCGCGCAGGTCGCCAGCAGCGCAACCGACGTCTCCCGGATCTCCGAGGACGTCGAGACCACCGTGGCGAGCATGATGAGCCGCCTGATCTCGCTGCAGAACGACTGGCAGGGTGACGCGTCGACCAGCTTCCAGGACCTCATCAACGACTGGCGCGTCACCCAGCGCACGGTCAAGGAGAGCCTGGACGAGATCGGTCGGGCGCTCAGCGACGCGAGCCAGACCTATGACACCTCCGAGACCTCGGTCAAGAGCACGATGCGCTCCGGCCGCTGA
- a CDS encoding S1C family serine protease, whose translation MDHPTAPIPPHSPRPDAGPTPTTSYATALTAPPAPPMRRHRGRRIGELTAVGILSAALATGGTWGVISLTDQGSGGSTGATSSSQGSGDSASVVPVSTAAKSNPDWNAVTDTVSPSVVAITVKSGSSGGEGSGVIIDDKGRVLTNDHVVSGAGDGARITVTLADGKTYAATIAGQDASTDLAVVTITDPPKDLKPITMGSSGGLEVGDPVMAVGNPLGLAGTVTTGIVSALNRPVATSSTQGQGQDPFGQQQSTPVVTSAIQTSAAINPGNSGGALVDAAGRLVGINSSIASLGGSGGQSGNIGIGFAIPVDEASWIAEQLIEDGSAQHAFLGVTPADGSATMGAATRSGAEVRQVSGGSAADKAGLRKGDLIVGVDGTNVSSAESLVGLIRAQRSDSTVSLSVIRDGQEQTIKAALGTAPSVQS comes from the coding sequence ATGGACCACCCGACTGCACCGATCCCGCCGCACTCCCCTCGACCCGACGCCGGCCCGACACCGACCACCTCCTACGCGACGGCACTCACGGCACCACCTGCGCCGCCCATGCGGCGACACCGCGGTCGCCGCATCGGTGAGCTGACCGCGGTCGGCATCCTGTCCGCGGCCCTCGCCACCGGCGGTACGTGGGGGGTCATCTCCCTGACCGACCAGGGGTCCGGCGGGAGCACGGGGGCCACGTCCTCCTCCCAGGGCAGCGGGGACAGCGCCAGCGTCGTCCCGGTGAGCACCGCCGCCAAGAGCAACCCGGACTGGAATGCCGTGACCGACACCGTCTCCCCGAGCGTCGTCGCGATCACCGTCAAGAGCGGCAGCTCCGGAGGGGAGGGTTCCGGCGTCATCATCGACGACAAGGGTCGGGTACTCACCAACGACCACGTCGTGAGCGGGGCTGGTGACGGCGCCCGCATCACCGTCACCCTCGCCGACGGCAAGACCTATGCCGCGACGATCGCCGGGCAGGACGCCTCGACGGACCTCGCGGTCGTGACGATCACCGACCCACCCAAGGACCTCAAGCCGATCACGATGGGCAGCTCCGGCGGCCTCGAGGTCGGCGACCCGGTCATGGCGGTCGGCAACCCGCTCGGCCTGGCCGGCACGGTCACGACCGGCATCGTCAGCGCGCTGAACAGGCCGGTCGCCACGAGCTCCACCCAGGGCCAGGGCCAGGACCCCTTCGGGCAGCAGCAGTCGACCCCGGTGGTCACCTCCGCCATCCAGACCTCCGCCGCGATCAACCCCGGCAACTCCGGCGGCGCCCTCGTCGACGCCGCCGGGCGCCTCGTCGGGATCAACTCCTCGATCGCCTCCCTCGGCGGCTCCGGAGGCCAGTCGGGCAACATCGGTATCGGCTTCGCCATCCCCGTGGACGAGGCCTCGTGGATCGCCGAGCAGCTGATCGAGGACGGCAGCGCGCAGCACGCCTTCCTCGGGGTGACCCCCGCCGACGGGTCGGCCACGATGGGGGCGGCCACCCGCTCGGGCGCGGAGGTCCGCCAGGTCTCCGGCGGCAGCGCCGCCGACAAGGCCGGTCTGCGCAAGGGCGACCTCATCGTGGGCGTCGACGGCACCAATGTCAGCTCGGCCGAGTCGCTCGTGGGCCTCATCCGCGCCCAGCGCAGCGACTCGACCGTCTCGTTGAGCGTCATCCGCGACGGCCAGGAGCAGACGATCAAGGCCGCCCTCGGGACGGCGCCGTCCGTCCAGAGCTGA